The genomic interval TGCTCTGAGCTTTCCTGttcctcatttgtgaaaacaGATGGAATAGTTTTAAAAAGGCACCTATCTCAAGTGGGTTGTATAAGAATTAAATACAGTAATTCACATATAATAGGCTCCATACAGTGTTTGGCACCCACAGTAAGTACTATTACTCTTATTGTTTTACTCGTGGTAAAAACCCTTTCACAGTGAGAAAAATCACTATCCGAAGCATGGAACTCCCATCAGCCCTAAAGGACTGCAACCTAAGGAATCAGGTGGGGTCTCAGCAATACATGATTCCACAGGTACCCACCGAGAAGCAGGCGTCTGGGTCAATCTGGTACTTGGCTGCTATTCCGAAGCGAGTGTTACTGTTTCCTGCTGTCCAGGCCAGATTAACAGCAGTCTCCAACTTCTTGTTCACCTTCTGATAAATGGAGCCACCAAACTCTGTTCCATCATTTCTGcaaataagcacagcacagatacCAAGCAGCTTAGCAAGCGGGGCTGAGCTGGGCAAAGCTAACCAAGTCTAACAGAGGATGGGAATGTTGTAAATGGACTGAACTGATCACAAAACAGGCACCAAATTACAGGAAGCCTGATAGGAATGGCACAGACACCAGGGTTGGGAAGGTTCACAGAAGGTAAAAGCTATCTCAGACATCACTGGGAACATGCAAGGCAACTCAGTCAACTACTCAGGCTGCAAGGAACTTGAAGTTTGCTtccaaaatattctttaaaataaaaatagtgactAGGGCAGTGGGATTCTGAATTCTGAGTGATTTCTTCGAAGGCAGCCTATAGCCGGTGCTTAGCACCAGCAGCTGCATCCACTGCTGTGGGTGCACGGCCAGTAGGAGGAACAGCAATTACAAAAGAACCTAACCTATAATTGAGGCTCGTTGGCCCATGCGTACTGTTGACCCATGCTGCAACACCTACAGTCTTGGTGAACCCTGAAAAGGAGCAACTTGCcatattataaaatgtttctgtctttcaaaaatgagtgaatgaaaccCAGCAGGCCAAACTGGGTTTCCTCTCTTCCCAGCCTCTGGGAataccctcttcccctccctgacatttttaatataaaaatacaatgtcAAAGTTCTGCTCCATCATTTTGGGTGTCTCCAGTGGAAACGGCACTGGAAACTGTTAAGGCAGAGCCCATTTACTTTGGAATCCAGCAAAAAGCCTAGAACTCACTAACCCAACAAAAAAAATTGTTGCTGTTTCATTACAAACTCTGCTCTTCACTAATACGCTCTCCTAAAGTAGATGCTCAGAGAACACATTCTAAGTTCTTAAGTTCTCCCCTGAAATTCAGCCAGTCAGACACTGTAATTCCAAAaagtatggcaaaagccactacaatattgtaattagccaaAAAGTATAGGAAGAGCCCAGACACCACCTGATTCATAGGGAATCTAACTTCTTCAGAAAGTCAGTATGCTATAAAACAGCAGCTTGTCAAACACAATAGATTCTGGACTGACTGTGGTATGATGCAAAGAGGGAAATTTTCTTGGGCTTAAATGTGTTTAAATGTTAAGATTTCTCAATGCATTCTAAAACCAGCAACACTGCCTTCCTGTACTGAACTCTTAAAACCATAGACAGAAGGAAGTCACTGCACAGAATTCATCTGTAGGAAGCACACAGAATATCTGTTACACATCTGGGCCTCTGCAAGACTAGGGCAACCCAGACTAGCTGTGTCAGCTGTTTCCATGCCAGTTCCAAAAATGAACCATGTCCACTTATTGAAAACCTTGAGGCTCAGATAGGGAAAATAGCTAACAGTCATTGTTCTTCCTAGAACTGTGCAATTTCCCAATTCCAAACCAAGGAAGCTCTTTCTGAATCAGAAAaaattctcaattaaaaaatacttctatGCTTGTGATATTTTCCTATGACTTTCCTGcatgttatctttttaaaatttacttttttttttaccttttttgagTATACACTTCTgtgagtttttatagacagactcgTGTGGCCAGGATATAGAACAGTCCCACAATCAAACTCCCCTGTGCCACCCCTTTGTATAACACCCTCCCTGTTCCCCTCTCTCAACCACTGGGCTGTCCATCTCTATAGTTTTCCTCTGAAAGCAGTTTTAAAGTTTTCTCTAAAGTTTTCCTTTAGTTTTAAAAGActcacattttattaattttttatattactatatatctttatgttaatttattataaaaaatcctcaaatttttattaatagaaaTGTTACTAGTTTAGTTACAAATACCATTTACTTGTCTATAAATTTTAAGTCACTTCTTTAGTGACCTctagtggaaagaaagaaatctggtaAAGTTGTACCCAACTTGTACCACTCATTAGTTTCTTGTACCTACAGAGATATCATGGatgaaattttcatttcccttcaaTCTAAATCAGCAGTCTATTTCAACCCTCAAGTTAGATTACAAAGGGTCTTCTCTAACGTACCCTGTAATTTTCTCTTCCCTTCACAATACTGTCCAgttaataaacttttaaatggACTGCCACACAGAGAAGACAGTATTTAACTGAGACGATCATCTCCTAATTAGTCTCCCATGCCAACATTCCATTCAGTACAGCAAGCTGGTTCTCAGGCAGTATACAGAGAGAGAGGGctacaaccccccacccccatcctattAACTAAAATGAAAGGACCGCCAGTGTCCGTAAAGCTGCAGGGAAGGGATGCTCCTGTGGACTGACATCACGCTCTTGCCATAAGTGGTCAGTCTTTCTGTGTGCACCAGGGACAACATTTTACTGTCCACAGAATAGGGAGAACCTACATCACCTCAGGAAATGGGTAAGtgagaaacaggaaaaacacTAGTAGGCCATTTGGCTCATCTGATTCCAACAAACTCATTTCACAGTGATTAAAAAATGAGCTTAGAAAAAAATCATGAACAACAATCCCCAGACTGCACACACTCATGTACACTTACACATTAGTGTGAAGCTGGAACTCATCGGTCTTGTAGCCAACCGCAAAGTTGCTCTGAGTCACTCGAGACTTTGCGGTCTCAAAATTCATCTggtagccagccagccagccttcATAACCCAGCACCAGAGCGCCCCGGATGGAAGGACCGGCTATGTCAAAATCCACGTCGCAGCCCAGGTTGATATGTTCCCGCTTGTACCCTGTCTTAATTTTAGcgttttttttcctaaaggaaaagaaatcatatTAAAATCAGAAGTTAACTCATTTCATGACAACCACGccagaaatataaattttaaaaaactaatcccTATTTGAGTAGGGGGGTAGGAAAGCAAAGTCAGGGCCCCAGATGTCCTCAAGCAGCTGTTGCAACCTCTCTTCAGCCAAAATCCAAAATAATGCAGAAATGCCACCCTAATGAAGTGAGAACACAGGCTTGTACAAGAAACACTAAGTGATTTTTACTGTCGTCTCCCTATGCTTAACGTAGTGACCTACACAGGCATTCATTAGGTAGAGTGCCACCATGTAATTATGAAACAGACGCATCTTTGCTATTTTCCACATCTGTTGAGGGGGGAGGGGAATCTGTCATGAAGGTAGCTATCTAAACAGCAGCTCCTttttaacaattttctttttgATCACATCccacaggatgtgggatcttagttccccagccagggactgaacctggggccccagcagtgagtgcaccaagtcctaaccattgactggatcaccagggaagtccctaaacagCAGCTTTTACTATGTGGCTCACTtagtaaataaagaaacaaatactaGATTCCTTCTAAGTAAATTCAACAGATGGCTTTTAATTCAGTATCCATGTTATTCCAATGAATATAGATTTCAGAGAACCAGGTAGTGAGGTAGAACCTGAGGCCCTGCAGTCATAAGGGGCCAGGAAGCCTTGGTAGACTGGGTAAGACCCCAGATTTGCATGTATGACCAGATCAGTGCCTCCCTTCCCTATTTCACAagacccagcatttctcaggaaGGGCAGGTGAGTTGTGTTACCTGCAAATACATTATCATCATGCCTTTTACCAAAAATCAGCATTAGAGACAAGATCATATCTATCAAATAAAATTTGACTATTTCCACCTGATTGTTTCTGTCATTCAACTGCAAAATGAACATCTTCCACAGCAAGAACACTTTCAGTGGAGACCACAGGAGAAAGCAGGTATGCTTCAAGGACCAAGAACCACATAGCCCTGTCCACCCTAACTTCATTCATACTGAGATTAAAGCTTTACCTCCAGCACCCAGACTGTGGGCCCTAAATACCATTCCCTCCTAAAAGGAACCAACACTTCTCAGAAAACTGCAGATTACAAGTTAAGGCAGGAAAGGTGCAGGATGAGCTTGAAGCATCCATCAAAGCTATCAAAGAACTCGATGTTGGAGCAAAATGACTTGAGAACTAAGATGAAGAGGCTCCCAAGGGTTTCAAACATGGGACAGTATGAGCAATGGATTGAAGTATATCAAATGTTTCAACCTATGAACTCAAGACACATACACATTGGTCATCTTTAAAGACTAGTCAACGaatttgttttgaaaacagtaaataaaaaaggcaccaaaaaaaaaaaaaaaaagaaggcaccAAACATGTATCCCACCTTTCCTATACTAACTATACTGCAAGATAACCAGAGTTGATGAGTTTTTCTTGACTGAAATATTCCAgcttaaaaaaatgaaggaaagataCAGGTAGAAATATCACCAATTTGTAACCCCTTGAGTAGTCATGAATAGCACTAACatacaaagagaaaaccaaactTCTGTATACATCCCTATGGAAGCATATTTCAGCACCACACCTGCCCAGTGGAATCTAAATGTGATGAAGCCTCTAGACTTAGCAATCCACAGGAAATGTGGGGGACAGGGGGACAAGTTAAACAACACCACAGAATACAAACAGCAAAATTTATGTGTAATTCTAGAAGACAAATGATctcattttaacaaataaatctcaaggggaaaaaaaaaacaagattcttAAAAACTAAGATTTAGGGGCCATATGAACCAATCTTTATAATTATGTGTGGACAATTTGTGATTCTATAAAAAAGTTTCATGAAATCAGCTAAATCTGAAGAGACTAGACTTAACAATATTAAGAAactgatttaattttcacaacgaATATTGTGGTTATGCTGTCTTCAAAAGGAATCTTATTTAaagatacatattaaaatatatacagataaAATTATGTGATATCTGttatttacttcaaaataatctGAGGGTAAGAGGGATTGATTATGGATGTATAAATTAAACATGACTGACCATGGGATGATAATTATTAAAAGCTCAGTGATGAGAACATTATGAAGATATAATATACTTTTTGGCATTCGTttgcatgtttgaaattttcaataataaaaaaatgtaaagattaaACACTCCAAGTTTCAATGAGTCAAAATTTCAGAGATCACaggtaaaaataaaactaacagcCTTCCCTAGTGACAATGAAACTTGCAACTTGTTGTTCAAGTTGCTTCTGTGCATTTTTGGGAGCTTTGAAGAAAAGGAGTGACAACCAAACTCTCTCTCTCAATAAGAAAAACttaagagacttccctgatggtccagtggttaagactccatgctcccaatgcagggggaacatgTTCGAttcttggtcaaggaactaagatcctgtaagctgcatggggtggccaaaaggaaaaaaagaaaacaaacctattTAGGTCTACCTGCTCTTTAGGGGAAGAAACCTGGGTTATGACGATGTACCTAATTGGCACCAAGCAGGTAACTGATGGAAAAAAACAGCTGCTCAGAGGCTGACATTTAGAAAGAGGGAgaaaccaagacatggaaatagcaGGCGTCTTTTAACCACTGGGAAAATGCTGCTGTTGACACAAAATACGACACCTGTGACCGGACCTCTGACCAGTGGTGTGGACCAGCCACAGTGGACAGTTACACGGTGCCTTCATGTATCACCTCCATGGATTCTGGCCAGAGGCACCAGGTCCCCAGGGAATCCGCACTGCTGGGGCAGTGACTCAGGTTTCTCTCCAGGCTTGGCTCTAGGGCAGCATTCCACACCTTTGGAGCTTTTCCCCTTTCAGGTATTACTGGGattcttttgaagctatttaaaCAATGGTGCTAATTTGACAAGCACCTGAGAGGTACACTCAGCTGCGGTTAATGAGCTGGCTTCATATGTGGCAGGTACCAGTGTCCTGATAAGGCTGTCTGCAGCCTCATCCGGCTGTGGTGATGTTTAGTTCCTTAAAGGAAGCCAGGATGCTTCCCCAGGCTGTACCCCTCAGACACTTGGAAAGACAGCTTTCATTTCCAATCTTCATCAAGTCATCAAAGCCTTCCTCAAATATCCAATAGCAATGAGTACATCTTGTGCCCACAGTCTTGGTTTCTAAACACCATTCCTCAATAAAAGGAACCaaagctccttggagaaatggctgacaGCAGGACTAGAAAAGGACAAGCACACTTTCTGAAGAAGTATCCACGACAGGGGCTTGTCAAAAGCACACAGGACGTCAACTTGAAGGCACTCCCAATGGCCATACCTGGGACAACCCAAGCAACACAATAAATTATAGTAACGGATTATAATCTGTACAGTAAAATAACTAAGAATCCATACTGATACAAATAACTGATCAAATAAATCAAAGGTGGTGAAGGAAGAACTCTTCTTCACAGTAAAATCTCAATAAATGTAGAAGGGATGATGGGAACAGAAAATCACCATTTGCCAAACATAATTGTTATAGGCCAGAATCACTGATGGATGCTAATACTTGTTGAGTCaaagtataaaaaattaaatatctgcaTGGTCTCAAAGCATCTCCCACACAAGATACTTGTtaattataaagagaaaaaaattagttttacaGAGAAGTCTGCAAACACCACTTTAACCAAGTGAGGCAAGTACCGTTCACCAGTAATGAGGCATATTAACATATACCTCCTGAGGTCACACACCAAGACGGAGAGAACACAACACAACGTCTGTGGTTGTCACAAGTGCAAACCTGCGTTTaaccatgagaaaacatcagGCAAGCCCAAATTGAAGGATTCTACAAAGTCATTGGCCAATTATCTTTGAAAGTGACAAAGTCATAAAAGATAAAGACTATGCCCCAGGTTAGAAGAGACGAAGGAAACTTTGCAGTTAAAAGCAGTGTAGTGCCCTGAACTAGATCATGAACCGAGAAATAAGACATCAGAAAGACAAAAGATTAGCTAACAAATCTGCTGGTATGATAATTATATGAGGTATTAACATTAGGAGAAGGCAAGTAAAGAATATAAGAGGATTCTGTACACTATGTGTGCAAcagttttatatatgttaaatatagttAAATTTCAAAAAAACAACACTTTTCGGTTATGTATATATTACTGCAAGTCCTAGAGACGTCTCTGCAAACTCCCCACAGGCAGTAAGAAAACCCTCTACAAATTCCAAAGTGTGCCACCTCAGGGCAGCAAGCAGAGCCCTCAGCAGCAAATCCAAGCCCATGGGCACATCCCCCAGCCCTTGCGCTGTCAGTGTCTCTCTGGATAAGCTCCCGTCACGGTGCCTGGGGGTAAGCAGACGAGCAGGAAGGCCACGCTCCTGCAGGAGAGACTACAGGAGAGATGAGAACGAGGTCAATTCAGCTCCTGGCCAATCATCTTCAGGCCATCCATAATCAAATTATAAAAAGACTAGAATCTAGAGGCAAGATCCCAGTGTgcccagtccttggggtcaccctGCACAGGGTCTGAACTCGGGGGAGTCTCcctctaataaatattcattggaagaagaaaaaggaaggagagagagaagaacatAACATGAAATGGCAAAAAATGGAATTCAGAATGCCACTGAACCACACACCTAAAAGATGGTTGaggtggtaaattttatgtgcattttaccataatttttaaaaactaagaaatgaAATTCAATACACGCCCTTGAGGCTTATCATCAGTGTGCAAAACAACCTTCCCAGATCTAAAAGACCCAACTGCTGAGTGGAAAAAAACAAGAGTGTGTTCTGGAGGAGAACAACTCCCTCAGCCACTGTGAAGCGCTCCGGGAGCTGAGGCAGACCAGCACATCCTCTTGCCtcccatgctgtgctgtgcttagtcactgaatcacgtccgactctttgcaacctcagggactgtagcccaccaggcttctctgtccacgcgattctccaggcaagaacactggaataggctgccattctcctcctgcaggggatcttcctgacgcagggaccaaacccacatcttctgtgtctcccgcactgcagcaCTGATGGCTCATTACctgctgagccgtcagggaagacCCAGGTCCTCAACAACAGGCAGGCCTAATCTGCCTGTGGCTGGAGGGCCTGAAGCAGCAAAGTGCAGCCTCAGGAGCCACCTTGCAATTAAGCCCACACACTCTCAGTGTCCCTAAGTAGGAAGCTGGGGAAAGGGCTCTCCAGCCTGAAAAAAATGAGGCTGGCAACAGTGACCCATTAGCCCCTGCTTCCAAACACCGCCCTACAGCCTTGGTCACTTAACATTACCAGCAGCCTCACTCACAAGGAATGGAGCATCACTGGACCAGAAATCCTGCAGCCTCCTCAGCTGAGGCCAGTAAAACAATAACAAACAGCACAGAATGAACCTTTCTATAAAACACTGCTAAGAGTCCTTAAGGAGAAAACAGATGAAATTCTTACCCAGTGTTTGGTGAGAAGGATGAATCGAAGGTCAGCTTCAGGCCACGCGCAAGCTGAACAGAAAAGAAATTCACCCACAGGTTTAGTCACAAGACAGGCCAGCAGATGTCACTTGTCAAACCGCGTCTTTTCACACGTGCCCAGTACCTGGTCCTCCACAGTGATCTCCGTGCCCAGCGTGTTGTCCGTGTTCCATTTCTCTGTAAACGTCAGGCCATATTCAGTCCATCTGTACTTGGTTTCCAGGCTGCCCGTCACTTTGGTGGTCTCGGTGTTGGCTGAACCTGAGCTCGTAAATTCCTTTAAAGAAGACAGTCACAGCCTGCATGCCAGCACTTCATTCTGCATCACTCCACCCCTAAATGGACTGCACTTTCCTTTATGCAACAGGTgagaccctgaatgtgtggctgCAAAAGCTCCATCCATAATTGACTTAGATATTTAAAGTGTCAaaaaggcttccccagtggctcagtggtaaagaatctgtctgctgatAAAGGAGATGcaaattctatccctgggttgggaagattccctggagaaggaaatggcaacctattctggtattcttgcctaggaaatcccaaggacagaggaacctggtgggctacagtccatggggtcacaaagagttggacatgactttgcaactaaacaactatTTAAAGATGGAATCCGCTAACTAAAGGAATCTTACGGAGAATTCTATATCAGGAGACAGCTTCCTTCCTCCCCTGCAACTCTTCACTCTGGACAGGAAGGCCTCCTGTCCTCCTTCCATCCTGTCTCCAGGCTCACACAGAGAAAAAGCTTTGAGCTAAAGCAGACATTGCAGTAATTCTACCCAAAACTTCTTCCTTCTGACAATTACCACATGCACAATCTAAAAGacattactaatttttttttctaaataatcaTGTGGTATGGAACACTGGTCAATTTTGAAATAAGAtacataaggaaaaataaatcagaggCCTGCCTCATATTAAGAGATGCTGAATTGGGGACCTAGTGGCTTGGTTCCCCTGGACCACCCATCCCACAGAAGATACAATAAATGTGACAACCGCAAGTTGCCACAATCAGAAAAGTTCCTTTGTTTGCCACTCAGATGGAAGTTATTTATGATTTACTGATCTACAATATATACCCATACTCATGTGGGCCAGACAACTTACCAATCCATTCTCGGATTTTGTTTTCAGATCAAGTTTTATTAAGCCAAATCCTAAAGAAAGAACATGGTTACTGTTAATAGGTTAAATAACTCAAGAGCAGCATCTCTGCCTCCCTTAGGAAATCTTAAAAATGCCATGGGTGCAGAGGGCACCAGTCTCTACTGCTGCCTGCCTCTGTGGGTGGAGCTTGGTTGCCATGGAGCCTGGTTGCCATGGAACAGTGGCAGACAGAACAGGCACAGTCCCACCTGCAGTCCCAGCGGAGTCTGAGAAAAAGGTGTGTGACAGCGTGATCACCAGCCTAAGGACAAGCTAAATTTAGAAGCCACAGTCCAGCACAGCGGCACCCAGACCTGCTCCCGCTTGGGAGAGGAAACAAGAAGGTCCACTTGTCTGAGCAATTCGCTAGCCTACCTGAACTGGGTGCGCAATCAAAACTGCTTGACTAGCCATAGAAGGCTTATCTTTTTGCCCTGACATGAAGATTCTAAGAACTGACTGACCCAGGTCTCTCAAACTGTGATGGGTAGAATACCAAACAAGTGAACCCAGTCTCTGAGCTGAAAGGCCACTCCATGTAACACTCACCATAGCCCTTCGTGAAGACATCCCTGGCAGATTTGCCAAGATCAGCATATGTGGGAGGCACAGCCATCTTCTGCTATAATAAAAGAATCACCATAATAAACACACTGGAAATTGCAGGTACCTTTTTCCCCCAGGGGTGGACAAAGAAGCCTATGCAGTCTCCTGCTTCTTTTTGTGGCCAGAGGTGGAAACACCCAGTAGGTTTTTATTGACAGCAGACCAGTCTGACTTTggagacctcctctcctaggTATCCCCAGGACTAAGCACAGGCCCAGAATATGGCAGGAGTCAGTcagtatttgctaaatgaattgATTGTCAAAGACACACTCCCATGAGCCAGCTACTTTACTGAACTGCAGGACTCTTGCCAAGACATtatcttcttaaaaaatattgaCTGCTAGGACATTAAATACATTGAATAGAAATCAGGGCATTTCATAGTATCATATTTTCCAAACAATtctgatttcattcattcaacaaatatttatggagtacctactatgtgtcagaatGGACTCAACGTTTCACAAAACATTTGCATTTTATGGGAACCCACTTTTAGAGTATCATATTCCTCACAGAGGAAAGAGTAAAACCTACCTACCTAACTAAGCAACTTTTTCCCATGGAAGGAAATGCAAACACACCCCTCCCAAATTTAATTCAAACAAACATCTACTGAGTGtcaatgtgactttatttttaaaaccaactATCAAAGTACTACTTGGGATTGATGCGTATCAGTATGTCAGTCAACAAGCGTTTATTAAGCACCTCAGTGTTCAAGGAAGGCAAGAACTTCAAATAAGTTCAAATAAGGACCACGCTGTGTTGCCAGGAGCCTCCACACTGACACATTATGTACCCATAATTAAGAGTCTAATCTGGACAGCACACACCCCGTGCTCCatccaggaggagaggggaacttGTGAAAGCACTATCTTCTGCATCTTTTCCATCTCCAAAATTGTTAGCTTCAACTG from Dama dama isolate Ldn47 chromosome 9, ASM3311817v1, whole genome shotgun sequence carries:
- the VDAC1 gene encoding voltage-dependent anion-selective channel protein 1, producing the protein MAVPPTYADLGKSARDVFTKGYGFGLIKLDLKTKSENGLEFTSSGSANTETTKVTGSLETKYRWTEYGLTFTEKWNTDNTLGTEITVEDQLARGLKLTFDSSFSPNTGKKNAKIKTGYKREHINLGCDVDFDIAGPSIRGALVLGYEGWLAGYQMNFETAKSRVTQSNFAVGYKTDEFQLHTNVNDGTEFGGSIYQKVNKKLETAVNLAWTAGNSNTRFGIAAKYQIDPDACFSAKVNNSSLIGLGYTQTLKPGIKLTLSALLDGKNVNAGGHKLGLGLEFQA